From Microplitis mediator isolate UGA2020A chromosome 11, iyMicMedi2.1, whole genome shotgun sequence, one genomic window encodes:
- the LOC130677052 gene encoding homeobox protein cut-like isoform X1: protein MQASAAEANSLDLQAMQSMDWLFKKERIYLLAQFWQQRATLAEKELTALKEKYAASDNSKTEGQLPQNALPSTEHNSTESNPRRSPSNLDNELQAKEKEINQLVEEVTRLQQNLQRLQETSAATTARLEEELESRRQQINRLEAKLDRQRDYDDLKREISVLRSVDLSQIPTGEPGKSLEHLLMERSKALQQAETLKPSTTPDTVGGLASPLHRASTASPHVTGGVGIGSVSGGRSTTPASITGTHPSTTSTSTRLTPTPTGAQSILFPPPLQNVETFGSFLGEEIVANWRRSLERSIMSQQTNSSTLTSTTSTSVAVQSLNIQQSTQSTIGAQPIATIASTQVNNAAIQSSNHHLPSPSTDPVSSASTTSTSTSINPAPAKSVTPITSCVIDASEKAPTPIPGHETPAPPTPTSTGALTSPSSLMQPSAILEGNSISSLSQMNGSLIMAPKSPDECHNNNNNNSHHLTNNNSIGLSVLDTLKSPFRFDDRNHPFRFGDEFGAAGMAGRLGESLIPKGDPMEARLQEMLRYNMDKYASQNLDTLHIARRVRELLSIHNIGQRLFAKYVLGLSQGTVSELLSKPKPWDKLTEKGRDSYRKMHGWACDENAVLLLKSLIPKKDYVSGKEQGIPAFARGPTEGAPTDINDERIAHMLNESSQHLQHLSREHDTSNDADSKSPSRLGCPSPFGKDRYDSQNRRIKKYENDDIPQEKVVRIYQEELAKLMGRRVDDLRGPRDFAPSAMFSHFFSANQGLQGMERTQDDIRMALDAYHRELQKLNAAPGQNATLTGIPGLPTLPGLLALHQQALHQNHLSSNGAGVQDLSLGKVDSRTKLMNGVSEEEKEKMEEAMRHAGSAFSLVRPKQEPGTQSTPGGSSASSPLGNSILPPAINPSEEFAGAAAASPLQRMASITNSLISQPSTQTHHSSNQRPLKAVLPPITQQQFDLYNNLNTEDIVKRVRKYVKEQLSQYSISQRLFGESVLGLSQGSVSDLLARPKPWHMLTQKGREPFIRMKMFLEDEQAVHKLVASQYKIAPEKLMRTGGYGGLPRKFNSACGTPMKPMPPTKLVQEQLQNAAKAQAAAAAQAAAQAAAQAAQHEQQMQLGPPPNQQHPQPPPPMMLTPTSHHPHVQLTMELQKKQVAQQQQQMGLHSPHQMTSPLRSLHPHISPSVYEMAALTQDLDTQTITTKIKEALLANNIGQKIFGEAVLGLSQGSVSELLSKPKPWHMLSIKGREPFIRMQLWLSDAHNVDRLQALKNERREANKRRRSSGPGHDNSSDTSSNDTAEFYHAASPGPGPPSAKKQRVLFSEEQKEALRLAFALDPYPNVATIEFLAGELALSSRTITNWFHNHRMRLKQQTPHGQPEPQSPREPGQPFDPVQFRLLLNQRLLEIQKDRLGLGNMPIPYSPYFNPNLATLMTNALKEQCSGLDLSMGSLKREPNPEYEDDDGDDGMSNVGSEDSDASAGSIKREPDLNQPPSAPTTGRSSRRKPAAPQWVNPEWQEPARTGDEVIINGVCVMKTDDYGVKRETEETVRVEPTPVQDRYDDDAASEASSVSANAPERDVPTPSPSLKSGQNSPTQSPRPLEVSADSPKEVKHEPEETWDY from the exons ATTAACCAATTGGTAGAAGAAGTAACGAGGTTACAACAAAACTTACAAAGACTTCAAGAAACAAGTGCCGCGACCACAGCACGGCTCGAAGAAGAGCTTGAGTCCCGTCGACAGCAAATCAACCGACTGGAAGCAAAGCTCGACCGGCAGCGTGACTACGATGATCTTAAGCGCGAAATAAGTGTTCTGCGATCGGTTGATCTCTCACAGATTCCCACGGGGGAACCGGGCAAGAGTCTTGAACACTTGCTGATGGAGCGAAGCAAAGCTCTCCAGCAGGCCGAGACCTTAAAGCCGTCAACTACACCCGATACCGTCG GTGGACTCGCTTCGCCCCTGCATCGCGCCTCGACCGCGTCACCCCACGTCACGGGAGGTGTTGGTATTGGTAGTGTTAGTGGTGGAAGAAGTACAACACCTGCATCCATTACTGGAACCCATCCATCGACCACATCAACATCAACTCGCCTAACTCCAACGCCAACTGGCGCCCAAAGTATCCTATTTCCCCCACCCCTTCAAAATGTTGAGACCTTTGGTTCATTTTTGGGCGAAGAGATCGTTGCCAATTGGCGTCGATCTCTCGAACGTTCGATAATGAGCCAGCAGACAAATTCCTCGACCTTGACCTCGACCACATCGACCTCAGTGGCCGTACAATCCTTAAATATTCAGCAGAGTACCCAATCCACCATTGGCGCCCAACCAATAGCTACAATAGCATCTACACAAGTTAATAACGCAGCAATACAATCATCAAATCATCATCTACCGTCTCCGTCAACAGATCCAGTATCATCAGCATCAACGACGTCAACATCCACCTCGATCAACCCAGCGCCAGCTAAGTCAGTAACTCCAATCACCAGCTGTGTTATTGATGCGTCTGAGAAAGCTCCAACGCCCATTCCGGGCCATGAAACTCCAGCTCCACCGACACCCACTTCAACAGGTGCACTGACATCTCCATCAAGTCTTATGCAGCCTTCAGCAATCCTAGAAGGCAACAGCATCAGTAGTCTCAGTCAAATGAATGGCTCACTGATCATGGCGCCCAAGAGTCCCGATGAGTGccacaacaataacaataacaacagcCATCATCTGACAAATAATAACAGTATTGGACTGAGTGTCCTTGATACACTCAAGTCACCATTTAGGTTTGACGATCGTAACCACCCGTTCCGATTCGGCGACGAGTTTGGTGCCGCAGGCATGGCTGGCCGTCTTGGAGAATCTTTGATACCAAAAGGCGATCCCATGGAGGCACGTCTCCAAGAGATGCTGAGATACAATATGGACAAATATGCCAGCCAAAACTTGGACACTCTACATATCGCAAGACGAGTGCGCGAATTGCTGTCAATACACAATATTGGGCAGCGATTATTTGCCAAATACGTACTGGGTCTTAGTCAAGGGACTGTCAGTGAGTTACTGAGTAAACCTAAACCTTGGGATAAACTTACGGAGAAGGGACGTGACAGCTATCGTAAAATGCACGGATGGGCATGCGATGAGAACGCCGTACTGCTACTCAAGTCCTTGATACCCAAAAAAG ATTATGTTTCAGGGAAAGAACAAGGAATCCCAGCATTCGCACGTGGGCCAACGGAGGGTGCGCCGACGGACATTAATGACGAGCGAATTGCCCATATGCTCAATGAGTCGAGTCAGCATCTACAGCATCTGTCACGAGAGCACGATACCTCGAATGACGCTGACAGTAAGAGTCCAAGTCGATTAGGGTGTCCGAGTCCCTTCGGCAAAGACAGGTACGACAGCCAGAATCGTCGAATCAAAAAGTACGAAAATGATGACATTCCCCAAGAAAAAGTCGTGAGGATTTACCAAGAGGAACTGGCTAAATTGATGGGTCGTCGTGTTGATGATCTGCGCGGACCACGTGATTTCGCGCCCAG TGCGATGTTTTCGCATTTTTTCAGCGCGAACCAGGGTCTCCAGGGTATGGAACGCACCCAAGATGACATTAGAATGGCCTTGGATGCGTACCACCGCGAGCTGCAGAAGCTCAACGCCGCACCTGGTCAAAATGCCACGTTGACGGGCATTCCTGGTCTGCCAACACTCCCAGGTCTTCTGGCTCTCCACCAGCAAGCACTTCACCAAAACCACCTGTCATCCAATGGAGCCGGAGTCCAAGACCTGAGTCTTGGTAAAGTAGACTCACGTACCAAGCTGATGAACGGAGTCTCAGAGGAGGAGAAAGAAAAGATGGAGGAAGCAATGCGGCATGCGGGCAGCGCGTTTTCTCTTGTCCGACCTAAACAGGAACCCGGGACTCAATCAACTCCTGGGGGTTCTAGTGCCAGCTCGCCACTTGGCAACTCTATTCTTCCACCAGCAATCAATCCAAGTGAGGAATTTGCTGGTGCAGCAGCTGCGAGTCCTCTACAGCGAATGGCATCGATCACCAACAGCCTGATCAGCCAACCGTCCACCCAGACCCACCATTCATCAAACCAGCGGCCGTTGAAGGCTGTCTTGCCACCAATAACTCAGCAGCAATTTGATCTTTACAATAATCTTAATACCGAGGATATTGTTAAGAGGGTAAGGAAATAC GTTAAGGAgcaactttcacagtattccATATCACAGAGATTGTTTGGCGAGTCCGTTTTAGGACTCAGTCAAGGATCAGTCTCTGATCTTCTCGCTCGACCAAAACCCTGGCACATGCTAACCCAGAAAGGCCGTGAGCCTTTTATACGCATGAAGATGTTTTTGGAAGATGAACAGGCAGTCCATAAGCTCGTCGCAAGCCAATACAAAATAGCACCAGAGAAATTGATGAGGACTGGTGGCTACGGCGGCCTGCCTCGTAAGTTTAACTCAG CTTGTGGAACGCCAATGAAGCCGATGCCACCGACCAAGCTGGTGCAGGAACAACTGCAGAATGCTGCCAAGGCCCAGGCAGCGGCAGCGGCTCAAGCTGCAGCCCAAGCAGCAGCTCAGGCAGCTCAGCATGAACAGCAGATGCAGCTAGGACCACCACCAAATCAACAGCATCCTCAACCACCTCCGCCAATGATGCTGACACCTACGAGTCATCATCCGCATGTCCAGCTGACTATGGAGCTGCAGAAAAAGCAAGTGGCTCAGCAGCAACAGCAAATGGGTCTGCATTCGCCACATCAAATGACTTCACCTCTACGCAGTCTTCATCCACACATATCTCCAAGTGTCTACGAAATGGCAGCCCTTACCCAGGACCTGGACACACAGACCATCACCACCAAGATCAAGGAAGCGTTGCTGGCTAATAATATTGGCCAGAAGATCTTTGGTGAAGCCGTACTAGGTCTGTCTCAAGGCTCAGTCAGTGAGTTACTCAGTAAACCAAAGCCCTGGCACATGCTGAGTATCAAAGGCCGTGAGCCTTTCATACGTATGCAACTGTGGCTCTCAGACGCCCACAATGTTGACAGACTCCAGGCACTGAAGAACGAGAGACGTGAGGCCAACAAACGAAGACGCAGCAGTGGACCAGGGCACGACAACAGCTCTGATACATCCAGTAATGACACCGCTGAGTTCTATCACGCAGCGTCACCTGGACCAGGTCCACCATCAGCTAAAAAACAACGAGTCTTGTTTTCCGAAGAGCAGAAGGAAGCTCTCAGACTGGCCTTCGCATTAGACCCGTACCCCAATGTTGCGACGATCGAGTTTCTTGCTGGAGAGCTGGCGCTCTCGTCTAGGACCATCACCAATTGGTTCCACAATCACAGAATGCGTTTGAAGCAGCAAACACCTCACGGACAACCAGAGCCTCAGTCGCCACGAGAACCCGGACAGCCTTTTGACCCGGTTCAATTCCGCCTACTTCTCAACCAAAGACTCCTCGAGATCCAAAAGGATCGACTAGGACTCGGGAACATGCCCATACCTTACTCCCCGTACTTTAACCCAAATCTGGCCACTCTGATGACCAATGCCCTCAAGGAACAGTGTTCCGGGCTAGATCTATCCATGGGTTCGTTGAAACGCGAACCAAATCCTGAGTACGAGGACGATGACGGAGATGATGGAATGAGCAACGTTGGCAGTGAGGACTCGGACGCTTCCGCGGGCAGCATAAAACGCGAACCTGATCTCAACCAACCACCTAGCGCTCCCACAACCGGCCGATCCAGCCGTCGCAAGCCTGCAGCACCCCAGTGGGTAAACCCCGAGTGGCAGGAGCCCGCGCGCACTGGAGACGAGGTGATAATAAACGGCGTCTGCGTCATGAAGACCGACGACTATGGAGTAAAAAGAGAGACCGAGGAGACCGTCCGCGTCGAGCCGACCCCCGTTCAGGACCGCTACGACGACGACGCAGCTTCCGAAGCATCCTCAGTCTCAGCTAACGCGCCCGAACGCGATGTCCCCACTCCTAGCCCTAGTCTCAAGTCCGGGCAGAACTCCCCGACTCAGTCCCCGCGGCCGCTAGAGGTCAGCGCTGACAGTCCCAAAGAAGTTAAACACGAACCGGAAGAGACGTGGGACTACTAG
- the LOC130677052 gene encoding homeobox protein cut-like isoform X8 produces MQASAAEANSLDLQAMQSMDWLFKKERIYLLAQFWQQRATLAEKELTALKEKYAASDNSKTEGQLPQNALPSTEHNSTESNPRRSPSNLDNELQAKEKEINQLVEEVTRLQQNLQRLQETSAATTARLEEELESRRQQINRLEAKLDRQRDYDDLKREISVLRSVDLSQIPTGEPGKSLEHLLMERSKALQQAETLKPSTTPDTVDPVSSASTTSTSTSINPAPAKSVTPITSCVIDASEKAPTPIPGHETPAPPTPTSTGALTSPSSLMQPSAILEGNSISSLSQMNGSLIMAPKSPDECHNNNNNNSHHLTNNNSIGLSVLDTLKSPFRFDDRNHPFRFGDEFGAAGMAGRLGESLIPKGDPMEARLQEMLRYNMDKYASQNLDTLHIARRVRELLSIHNIGQRLFAKYVLGLSQGTVSELLSKPKPWDKLTEKGRDSYRKMHGWACDENAVLLLKSLIPKKDYVSGKEQGIPAFARGPTEGAPTDINDERIAHMLNESSQHLQHLSREHDTSNDADSKSPSRLGCPSPFGKDRYDSQNRRIKKYENDDIPQEKVVRIYQEELAKLMGRRVDDLRGPRDFAPSAMFSHFFSANQGLQGMERTQDDIRMALDAYHRELQKLNAAPGQNATLTGIPGLPTLPGLLALHQQALHQNHLSSNGAGVQDLSLGKVDSRTKLMNGVSEEEKEKMEEAMRHAGSAFSLVRPKQEPGTQSTPGGSSASSPLGNSILPPAINPSEEFAGAAAASPLQRMASITNSLISQPSTQTHHSSNQRPLKAVLPPITQQQFDLYNNLNTEDIVKRVRKYVKEQLSQYSISQRLFGESVLGLSQGSVSDLLARPKPWHMLTQKGREPFIRMKMFLEDEQAVHKLVASQYKIAPEKLMRTGGYGGLPRKFNSACGTPMKPMPPTKLVQEQLQNAAKAQAAAAAQAAAQAAAQAAQHEQQMQLGPPPNQQHPQPPPPMMLTPTSHHPHVQLTMELQKKQVAQQQQQMGLHSPHQMTSPLRSLHPHISPSVYEMAALTQDLDTQTITTKIKEALLANNIGQKIFGEAVLGLSQGSVSELLSKPKPWHMLSIKGREPFIRMQLWLSDAHNVDRLQALKNERREANKRRRSSGPGHDNSSDTSSNDTAEFYHAASPGPGPPSAKKQRVLFSEEQKEALRLAFALDPYPNVATIEFLAGELALSSRTITNWFHNHRMRLKQQTPHGQPEPQSPREPGQPFDPVQFRLLLNQRLLEIQKDRLGLGNMPIPYSPYFNPNLATLMTNALKEQCSGLDLSMGSLKREPNPEYEDDDGDDGMSNVGSEDSDASAGSIKREPDLNQPPSAPTTGRSSRRKPAAPQWVNPEWQEPARTGDEVIINGVCVMKTDDYGVKRETEETVRVEPTPVQDRYDDDAASEASSVSANAPERDVPTPSPSLKSGQNSPTQSPRPLEVSADSPKEVKHEPEETWDY; encoded by the exons ATTAACCAATTGGTAGAAGAAGTAACGAGGTTACAACAAAACTTACAAAGACTTCAAGAAACAAGTGCCGCGACCACAGCACGGCTCGAAGAAGAGCTTGAGTCCCGTCGACAGCAAATCAACCGACTGGAAGCAAAGCTCGACCGGCAGCGTGACTACGATGATCTTAAGCGCGAAATAAGTGTTCTGCGATCGGTTGATCTCTCACAGATTCCCACGGGGGAACCGGGCAAGAGTCTTGAACACTTGCTGATGGAGCGAAGCAAAGCTCTCCAGCAGGCCGAGACCTTAAAGCCGTCAACTACACCCGATACCGTCG ATCCAGTATCATCAGCATCAACGACGTCAACATCCACCTCGATCAACCCAGCGCCAGCTAAGTCAGTAACTCCAATCACCAGCTGTGTTATTGATGCGTCTGAGAAAGCTCCAACGCCCATTCCGGGCCATGAAACTCCAGCTCCACCGACACCCACTTCAACAGGTGCACTGACATCTCCATCAAGTCTTATGCAGCCTTCAGCAATCCTAGAAGGCAACAGCATCAGTAGTCTCAGTCAAATGAATGGCTCACTGATCATGGCGCCCAAGAGTCCCGATGAGTGccacaacaataacaataacaacagcCATCATCTGACAAATAATAACAGTATTGGACTGAGTGTCCTTGATACACTCAAGTCACCATTTAGGTTTGACGATCGTAACCACCCGTTCCGATTCGGCGACGAGTTTGGTGCCGCAGGCATGGCTGGCCGTCTTGGAGAATCTTTGATACCAAAAGGCGATCCCATGGAGGCACGTCTCCAAGAGATGCTGAGATACAATATGGACAAATATGCCAGCCAAAACTTGGACACTCTACATATCGCAAGACGAGTGCGCGAATTGCTGTCAATACACAATATTGGGCAGCGATTATTTGCCAAATACGTACTGGGTCTTAGTCAAGGGACTGTCAGTGAGTTACTGAGTAAACCTAAACCTTGGGATAAACTTACGGAGAAGGGACGTGACAGCTATCGTAAAATGCACGGATGGGCATGCGATGAGAACGCCGTACTGCTACTCAAGTCCTTGATACCCAAAAAAG ATTATGTTTCAGGGAAAGAACAAGGAATCCCAGCATTCGCACGTGGGCCAACGGAGGGTGCGCCGACGGACATTAATGACGAGCGAATTGCCCATATGCTCAATGAGTCGAGTCAGCATCTACAGCATCTGTCACGAGAGCACGATACCTCGAATGACGCTGACAGTAAGAGTCCAAGTCGATTAGGGTGTCCGAGTCCCTTCGGCAAAGACAGGTACGACAGCCAGAATCGTCGAATCAAAAAGTACGAAAATGATGACATTCCCCAAGAAAAAGTCGTGAGGATTTACCAAGAGGAACTGGCTAAATTGATGGGTCGTCGTGTTGATGATCTGCGCGGACCACGTGATTTCGCGCCCAG TGCGATGTTTTCGCATTTTTTCAGCGCGAACCAGGGTCTCCAGGGTATGGAACGCACCCAAGATGACATTAGAATGGCCTTGGATGCGTACCACCGCGAGCTGCAGAAGCTCAACGCCGCACCTGGTCAAAATGCCACGTTGACGGGCATTCCTGGTCTGCCAACACTCCCAGGTCTTCTGGCTCTCCACCAGCAAGCACTTCACCAAAACCACCTGTCATCCAATGGAGCCGGAGTCCAAGACCTGAGTCTTGGTAAAGTAGACTCACGTACCAAGCTGATGAACGGAGTCTCAGAGGAGGAGAAAGAAAAGATGGAGGAAGCAATGCGGCATGCGGGCAGCGCGTTTTCTCTTGTCCGACCTAAACAGGAACCCGGGACTCAATCAACTCCTGGGGGTTCTAGTGCCAGCTCGCCACTTGGCAACTCTATTCTTCCACCAGCAATCAATCCAAGTGAGGAATTTGCTGGTGCAGCAGCTGCGAGTCCTCTACAGCGAATGGCATCGATCACCAACAGCCTGATCAGCCAACCGTCCACCCAGACCCACCATTCATCAAACCAGCGGCCGTTGAAGGCTGTCTTGCCACCAATAACTCAGCAGCAATTTGATCTTTACAATAATCTTAATACCGAGGATATTGTTAAGAGGGTAAGGAAATAC GTTAAGGAgcaactttcacagtattccATATCACAGAGATTGTTTGGCGAGTCCGTTTTAGGACTCAGTCAAGGATCAGTCTCTGATCTTCTCGCTCGACCAAAACCCTGGCACATGCTAACCCAGAAAGGCCGTGAGCCTTTTATACGCATGAAGATGTTTTTGGAAGATGAACAGGCAGTCCATAAGCTCGTCGCAAGCCAATACAAAATAGCACCAGAGAAATTGATGAGGACTGGTGGCTACGGCGGCCTGCCTCGTAAGTTTAACTCAG CTTGTGGAACGCCAATGAAGCCGATGCCACCGACCAAGCTGGTGCAGGAACAACTGCAGAATGCTGCCAAGGCCCAGGCAGCGGCAGCGGCTCAAGCTGCAGCCCAAGCAGCAGCTCAGGCAGCTCAGCATGAACAGCAGATGCAGCTAGGACCACCACCAAATCAACAGCATCCTCAACCACCTCCGCCAATGATGCTGACACCTACGAGTCATCATCCGCATGTCCAGCTGACTATGGAGCTGCAGAAAAAGCAAGTGGCTCAGCAGCAACAGCAAATGGGTCTGCATTCGCCACATCAAATGACTTCACCTCTACGCAGTCTTCATCCACACATATCTCCAAGTGTCTACGAAATGGCAGCCCTTACCCAGGACCTGGACACACAGACCATCACCACCAAGATCAAGGAAGCGTTGCTGGCTAATAATATTGGCCAGAAGATCTTTGGTGAAGCCGTACTAGGTCTGTCTCAAGGCTCAGTCAGTGAGTTACTCAGTAAACCAAAGCCCTGGCACATGCTGAGTATCAAAGGCCGTGAGCCTTTCATACGTATGCAACTGTGGCTCTCAGACGCCCACAATGTTGACAGACTCCAGGCACTGAAGAACGAGAGACGTGAGGCCAACAAACGAAGACGCAGCAGTGGACCAGGGCACGACAACAGCTCTGATACATCCAGTAATGACACCGCTGAGTTCTATCACGCAGCGTCACCTGGACCAGGTCCACCATCAGCTAAAAAACAACGAGTCTTGTTTTCCGAAGAGCAGAAGGAAGCTCTCAGACTGGCCTTCGCATTAGACCCGTACCCCAATGTTGCGACGATCGAGTTTCTTGCTGGAGAGCTGGCGCTCTCGTCTAGGACCATCACCAATTGGTTCCACAATCACAGAATGCGTTTGAAGCAGCAAACACCTCACGGACAACCAGAGCCTCAGTCGCCACGAGAACCCGGACAGCCTTTTGACCCGGTTCAATTCCGCCTACTTCTCAACCAAAGACTCCTCGAGATCCAAAAGGATCGACTAGGACTCGGGAACATGCCCATACCTTACTCCCCGTACTTTAACCCAAATCTGGCCACTCTGATGACCAATGCCCTCAAGGAACAGTGTTCCGGGCTAGATCTATCCATGGGTTCGTTGAAACGCGAACCAAATCCTGAGTACGAGGACGATGACGGAGATGATGGAATGAGCAACGTTGGCAGTGAGGACTCGGACGCTTCCGCGGGCAGCATAAAACGCGAACCTGATCTCAACCAACCACCTAGCGCTCCCACAACCGGCCGATCCAGCCGTCGCAAGCCTGCAGCACCCCAGTGGGTAAACCCCGAGTGGCAGGAGCCCGCGCGCACTGGAGACGAGGTGATAATAAACGGCGTCTGCGTCATGAAGACCGACGACTATGGAGTAAAAAGAGAGACCGAGGAGACCGTCCGCGTCGAGCCGACCCCCGTTCAGGACCGCTACGACGACGACGCAGCTTCCGAAGCATCCTCAGTCTCAGCTAACGCGCCCGAACGCGATGTCCCCACTCCTAGCCCTAGTCTCAAGTCCGGGCAGAACTCCCCGACTCAGTCCCCGCGGCCGCTAGAGGTCAGCGCTGACAGTCCCAAAGAAGTTAAACACGAACCGGAAGAGACGTGGGACTACTAG